The following proteins are encoded in a genomic region of Mycolicibacterium rutilum:
- a CDS encoding acyl-CoA dehydrogenase, with protein sequence MSVASPGTIADEQFAVRELIRDWAAASNAIAAARDVEQGQPDAWRSPFNGLAQLGIFGVALAEEHGGADGTVDDLCAMVDEAAAALVPGPVATTALATLLVSDPGVLAALAAGERVAGVALTADLRLADGAVTGTADYVLGADAAGVLVLPAGEGFVLVDVTAPGVTVEPLKPTDFSRPLARVVLDSAPAQPVGGSAQRVIDIAATVMAAEAAGLARWALQTATEYAKVREQFGKPIGSFQAIKHMCAEMLLRSEQASVAAADAARAVSEGDDAQLSIAAAVAAAVGIDAAKANAKDCIQVLGGIGITWEHDAHLYLRRAYGLARFLGGANRWLRRVAELTQQGVRRELGIDLGSVAELRPEIASAVAEVAKLPVEQRQPALADAGLQAPHWPKPYGRGAGPAEQLLIDQELAAAGVTRPDLVIGWWAAPTILEHGTPEQIERFVPATLRGELLWCQLFSEPGAGSDLAALRTKAVRVEGGWKLTGQKVWTSAAHKAQWGVCLARTDADAPKHKGITYFLIDMSSPGIDIRPLREITGDNLFNEVFFDDVFVPDEMVVGQVNDGWRLARTTLANERVAMAAGTALGNPMEELLKQIATLDFDVAGQDQLGALIVAAQVGSLLDQKIAELAVGGQDPGPQASARKLIGVRYRQALAELRMELSEGSGVVENQTVFDFLNTRCLTIAGGTEQILLTLAGERLLGLPR encoded by the coding sequence GTGTCGGTCGCATCCCCGGGGACCATCGCTGACGAACAGTTTGCCGTGCGCGAGCTGATCCGTGACTGGGCCGCCGCGTCCAATGCCATCGCCGCCGCACGCGACGTGGAACAGGGGCAGCCCGACGCCTGGCGCAGCCCGTTCAACGGGTTAGCTCAGCTCGGCATCTTCGGAGTCGCGCTGGCCGAGGAGCACGGCGGGGCGGACGGCACCGTCGACGATCTGTGCGCGATGGTCGACGAGGCCGCGGCCGCGCTGGTGCCCGGTCCGGTCGCTACGACCGCACTGGCCACCCTGCTGGTGTCGGACCCCGGCGTGCTGGCCGCGCTGGCGGCCGGCGAGCGGGTCGCCGGGGTGGCGCTGACCGCGGACCTGCGGCTGGCCGACGGCGCGGTGACGGGCACGGCCGACTACGTGCTCGGCGCTGACGCGGCCGGCGTGCTGGTGCTGCCGGCAGGCGAGGGCTTCGTCCTGGTCGACGTGACCGCGCCCGGCGTGACGGTCGAGCCGCTGAAACCGACCGACTTCTCCCGCCCGCTGGCCCGGGTGGTGCTGGACTCCGCGCCTGCGCAGCCGGTCGGCGGATCGGCGCAGCGGGTCATCGACATCGCGGCGACGGTGATGGCCGCGGAGGCCGCCGGGTTGGCACGCTGGGCGCTGCAGACCGCCACCGAGTACGCGAAGGTGCGCGAGCAGTTCGGCAAGCCGATCGGCAGCTTCCAGGCGATCAAGCACATGTGTGCGGAGATGCTGCTGCGCTCGGAGCAGGCCTCGGTGGCGGCCGCCGATGCGGCCCGGGCCGTGTCCGAGGGCGACGACGCTCAGTTGTCGATCGCCGCCGCGGTCGCGGCCGCCGTCGGCATCGATGCCGCCAAGGCGAACGCCAAGGATTGCATCCAGGTGCTGGGCGGGATCGGGATCACCTGGGAACACGACGCGCATCTGTATCTGCGGCGCGCTTACGGTCTGGCGCGTTTCCTCGGCGGCGCAAATCGTTGGCTGCGTCGGGTGGCGGAGCTGACGCAGCAGGGCGTGCGACGCGAGCTGGGCATCGACCTGGGTTCGGTCGCCGAGCTGCGACCCGAAATCGCCTCGGCCGTCGCGGAAGTCGCGAAGTTGCCCGTCGAGCAGCGGCAGCCGGCGCTGGCCGACGCGGGGCTGCAGGCACCGCACTGGCCCAAGCCATACGGCCGAGGCGCCGGGCCCGCCGAACAGCTGCTGATCGACCAGGAACTGGCGGCCGCGGGCGTCACCCGGCCCGACCTGGTGATCGGATGGTGGGCCGCGCCGACGATCCTCGAGCACGGCACGCCCGAACAGATCGAACGGTTCGTGCCGGCGACACTGCGCGGCGAGTTGCTGTGGTGCCAGCTGTTCTCCGAGCCGGGCGCCGGTTCAGACCTGGCGGCGCTGCGGACGAAAGCCGTTCGCGTCGAAGGCGGTTGGAAGTTGACGGGCCAGAAGGTGTGGACGTCGGCGGCGCACAAGGCGCAGTGGGGGGTGTGCCTGGCGCGCACCGACGCCGACGCGCCGAAACACAAGGGCATCACGTACTTTCTGATCGACATGTCCTCGCCGGGGATCGACATCCGGCCGCTGCGCGAGATCACCGGCGACAACCTGTTCAACGAAGTGTTCTTCGACGACGTCTTCGTGCCCGACGAGATGGTCGTCGGTCAGGTCAACGACGGCTGGCGGTTGGCCCGCACCACGCTGGCCAACGAACGCGTCGCGATGGCCGCGGGCACCGCGCTGGGCAACCCGATGGAGGAGTTGCTCAAGCAGATCGCCACACTCGACTTCGACGTCGCGGGCCAGGACCAGTTGGGCGCGCTGATCGTGGCCGCCCAGGTCGGTTCGCTGCTGGACCAGAAGATCGCCGAACTCGCTGTCGGAGGCCAGGATCCGGGCCCGCAGGCCAGCGCGCGCAAGCTGATCGGGGTGCGGTACCGCCAGGCGCTCGCCGAGCTGCGCATGGAGCTGTCGGAGGGCAGCGGCGTCGTCGAGAACCAGACGGTGTTCGACTTCCTCAACACCCGGTGCCTGACGATCGCCGGCGGCACCGAGCAGATCCTGCTCACCCTCGCGGGCGAGAGGCTGCTCGGGCTGCCCCGCTAG
- a CDS encoding Ig-like domain-containing protein, translated as MIQRAKHGRHRAQATKMIGAGTYARYVGRVGALAVALGVGTAIGVTSGPAWATPDANTADTTDAPAGANEAAPEPQPAAEVEPSPTAQTPNESQTTDTVNDGTSPPVTVSGSGGANTTVNGASPEDVEPAEEEPAPVDEKPSETLPRNDDPAPSSAAPTPPAPTSSAPTPDPTATPPTTDPKPPVSEPSPPASLSEPVASLENSPSVQTISAARTVEEPPQPTTVASQLVSLISPLLVPSPGTPAAPALVWAVLAFARRELEPTVAAPTATPQAQTLTSLSVEPTARAAAPNPLSALGNFLRGILPGLTNKPPNAAPQITAVDTSTGVVTGRLNATDANGDAITYTVRQPASGRVTVSETGQFTFTPTDAARHAASATAREDVTSFSVTLRDARGGTRVVTVRNVPITPSNSAPISGGFAVTQTNPSTGVVKGVVSADDPDDDRLTYKGTTTTAKGRVTVASNGSLTYTPTAAARHAAASSSTPVTDNFTVTVTDGHGGTLAVPVTVTIASANKAPQAGKATVYQPNSITGVVTGSVRATDADRDTLSYSGSTSTTKGTVVVQSNGDFTYTPTQPARQNAAAGGAAAKDTFMVTVSDGHGGTLAVPVTVTISPNRAPVAGTVNAPQPNPLTGVVTGSVTATDPDRDPVTYSGTGDTPKGHVVVYSDGKFTYTPTDDARADARTTPDTDIDTFSVTATDGRGATVSIPVNVLVAPEDRAPVVTAPTVGSPTTDGVVTGSLGVSDPDGTALTYQVITGPTRGTVQIDAGTGQYTYTPTDAARLQAALSTGVVETDTFTVRVSDGLNAPVTVTVSDIVVAELAVNSVIATPEVGEGPQAVVISPDGTRAYVANADGDSVTVLNTADHSTVGTITVGDRPVALALDSTGSVLYVANAGDGSVVAVDTASLTVGAPIAIGAEPTGIAVSPDGAFVFTTNTNDTLTIIDVASGETTSIEVDPLGIATSADGRFVYLANADESALTIIDRQTGDQVDVVVGDTPSGVVVSPTGDRVYVTVSGDDRVAVVDLSDGNSVTYIDVGDDPRGIDITGDGRLYVANYGSDNVAVVNTATGTVTFVAVGNGPTDVAINADGTQATVTNSLDNTVTVIVLTGNAAPDVVYTVGGADIADGATVVDFDATDPDGDVVSYSVTTNPVHGTVTNNGDGTFTYTPTAQARHDAAFGTGSLTDTFVVAVDDNRGQIVPVTVTVAIDAFNAAPVTADDFYTVDEDGSIIVSPLANDSDPDGDVLTYIGYNDPPNGTLVPLGDGRFLYTPNANFSGLDGFAYQPTDGLASGEMRLVYITVAPVDDAPVAVADAVEVASNDSVTFSPLDNDLDVDGDPLTIVSTTMPFNGTVTYSPDGTMTYVPDTNYVGTDTFTYVISDGTSQTVGTVTINVIRVNEAPSINPVTSAPVNGVVNIDLQAADPDGDELTYTVAGLPSKGTVSPLGNGVFVYTPTAAARSAAAATSGVDTDTFLVTVEDGQGGITQAYVTVEVAPTRVVAETDIVGTVRGAPAVSESAHVSVVTTTVRVDGVEFVNVTVTDTLTGRQVGETVTVPGTVTFGGLTNDVKLGTELTPEGTRAIVTTTNNVDTVWVTVIDTTTGQQVGETVAVAGYADPYMQRPARLNADGSRAVLTTVGAGRTTTHVVVIDTETGQQLGATIDVTGAPVDPQAYYDPNPQRFAGDGTRYVVTSYNGTDRTLRIVVVNTETGEQQGETVAVQGSMERALYFNADRTRLAVSGYSYSYDEYEGVGYGVTSTVLIDPINGGQIGDTVTLGGNPQPVIFSANGNRAVISARPGSPHPDITAVALVDTATGQQIGTDIAVPGDTTIALTADGSRIVFTGSTFTDTTVKVIDGATGGQLGADIVVSGWRAGPVALSPDGTRATVVTTPLDSSSGTGTLRVVTVDTADGTQVAGDSYNGPQNMSGIAEATADGSAIVVVTQDTVSNTISVSIVDTHSGAFVGTPVVVSGRWRDSQFSQDGTRAVVSTYDDVTMTSHLVLVDVANGAALNADVALAGFHNDPAVFSEDGTRLLFETTAPGATSSRQFTVLNTATGAAIVPGTTLPYESEVRMIGTGDRIVVAYNQGNASRLMVLDGLTGNQVGATVTLNSLAGQYPQVGISDDGRFITFTSYVSTAGGTGSATAFVDVNNGAQIGDTIISDKFAFSGGFDGTRAIVLANAGNGSSVQQTVVDLTGSRGGAGGSGGLGGNGGAGGSGGAGSDDGSSGTDSGGDSSGGSGSGPQTPAGDEDVPEEDDSAPGAGSDPRVPEPRTQD; from the coding sequence ATGATTCAGCGGGCAAAGCACGGCAGGCACCGCGCACAGGCGACCAAGATGATCGGCGCGGGCACGTACGCCCGCTACGTCGGCCGCGTCGGTGCGCTGGCAGTGGCACTCGGTGTGGGCACCGCGATCGGCGTGACCTCCGGGCCCGCGTGGGCGACTCCGGACGCCAACACCGCGGATACGACGGATGCACCCGCCGGCGCCAACGAGGCCGCGCCTGAACCGCAGCCGGCCGCCGAGGTCGAGCCGTCGCCCACCGCGCAGACGCCGAATGAGTCCCAGACGACCGACACGGTGAACGACGGCACCTCACCGCCCGTCACGGTCAGCGGATCAGGTGGCGCCAACACCACCGTCAACGGCGCCTCGCCTGAAGATGTCGAGCCAGCCGAAGAAGAACCGGCACCGGTTGACGAAAAGCCATCGGAGACGTTGCCGCGCAACGACGATCCGGCTCCCTCGTCGGCTGCGCCGACTCCGCCCGCGCCGACGAGCAGCGCTCCGACGCCCGACCCGACCGCCACGCCACCGACAACAGATCCGAAACCGCCGGTGTCCGAGCCGTCCCCGCCAGCATCACTCAGCGAACCGGTCGCTTCGCTCGAAAACTCCCCGAGCGTTCAGACCATCAGCGCCGCTCGCACGGTGGAGGAACCCCCGCAACCGACCACGGTCGCATCACAACTCGTCTCGCTGATCTCGCCGCTGCTGGTTCCGTCGCCAGGCACCCCCGCGGCGCCCGCACTGGTGTGGGCGGTCCTCGCGTTCGCGCGCCGCGAGCTCGAACCGACTGTCGCGGCCCCTACTGCCACACCGCAGGCACAGACCCTCACCAGCTTGAGCGTCGAACCCACCGCACGCGCCGCGGCCCCCAACCCGTTGTCCGCGCTCGGGAATTTCCTGCGCGGAATCCTGCCCGGCCTGACCAACAAACCGCCCAACGCGGCACCGCAGATCACGGCGGTCGACACCTCGACCGGCGTGGTGACCGGCCGGCTCAACGCCACCGACGCCAACGGCGACGCGATCACCTACACGGTGCGGCAGCCGGCCAGCGGCCGGGTCACGGTCAGCGAGACCGGTCAGTTCACCTTCACCCCCACCGATGCGGCGCGGCACGCCGCCAGTGCCACCGCGCGCGAGGACGTCACGTCGTTCTCGGTGACGCTGCGCGACGCCCGCGGCGGCACGCGGGTGGTGACGGTCCGCAACGTTCCCATCACCCCGAGCAACAGCGCCCCGATCAGCGGCGGTTTCGCTGTCACGCAGACGAACCCGAGCACCGGCGTGGTCAAGGGAGTCGTGTCCGCCGACGATCCCGACGACGACAGGCTGACCTACAAGGGCACCACCACCACCGCCAAGGGCAGGGTGACGGTCGCGAGCAACGGATCCTTAACCTACACCCCCACGGCCGCGGCCCGACACGCCGCGGCGTCGAGCAGCACCCCGGTGACCGACAACTTCACCGTGACCGTCACCGACGGGCACGGCGGCACGCTGGCCGTCCCCGTGACGGTCACGATCGCGTCGGCGAACAAGGCGCCGCAGGCCGGTAAAGCGACGGTGTATCAACCGAACTCGATCACCGGTGTCGTCACCGGCTCGGTGCGCGCCACTGACGCCGACCGCGACACCCTGTCCTACAGCGGGTCGACCAGCACCACCAAGGGCACGGTCGTCGTCCAGAGCAACGGCGACTTCACCTACACCCCGACGCAACCGGCCCGGCAGAACGCCGCCGCGGGCGGCGCGGCGGCCAAGGACACCTTCATGGTCACGGTCAGCGACGGACACGGCGGCACCCTGGCGGTGCCGGTCACGGTGACGATCAGTCCCAATCGGGCGCCGGTCGCCGGGACCGTCAATGCGCCGCAACCGAATCCGCTGACCGGCGTGGTGACCGGTTCCGTCACCGCCACCGATCCCGACCGTGACCCTGTGACGTACAGCGGCACCGGTGACACCCCGAAGGGCCACGTCGTCGTGTACTCGGACGGCAAGTTCACCTACACCCCCACCGATGACGCCCGCGCCGACGCACGCACCACCCCGGACACCGACATCGACACCTTCTCGGTCACTGCCACCGACGGCCGCGGCGCCACCGTCAGCATCCCGGTCAACGTCCTTGTCGCGCCGGAAGACCGCGCACCGGTCGTGACCGCTCCCACCGTGGGCAGCCCCACCACCGACGGCGTCGTCACCGGTTCGCTGGGTGTCAGCGACCCCGACGGCACCGCGCTGACCTACCAGGTGATCACCGGCCCGACCCGCGGCACGGTCCAGATCGACGCCGGCACCGGGCAGTACACCTACACCCCGACCGATGCTGCGCGACTGCAGGCGGCGCTGAGCACGGGCGTCGTCGAGACCGACACGTTCACCGTACGAGTCAGCGATGGCCTCAATGCCCCTGTCACCGTGACGGTTTCGGATATCGTGGTCGCCGAACTGGCGGTGAACAGCGTCATCGCCACGCCTGAGGTGGGCGAGGGCCCGCAGGCTGTGGTCATCAGCCCGGACGGCACCCGTGCCTATGTCGCGAACGCCGACGGTGACTCGGTCACCGTGCTGAACACCGCCGACCATTCCACCGTCGGCACAATCACGGTCGGGGATCGCCCGGTCGCGCTCGCCCTGGACTCGACCGGTTCGGTGCTCTACGTGGCCAACGCGGGTGACGGTTCGGTGGTCGCGGTCGACACCGCGTCGCTGACCGTCGGTGCACCGATCGCGATCGGCGCCGAGCCGACCGGCATCGCGGTCAGCCCCGATGGTGCGTTCGTGTTCACCACCAACACCAACGACACTCTGACGATCATCGACGTGGCAAGCGGGGAGACCACTTCGATCGAGGTCGATCCACTGGGAATCGCCACGAGTGCCGACGGCCGGTTCGTCTATCTCGCGAACGCCGACGAGAGCGCGCTGACGATCATCGACCGCCAGACCGGCGATCAGGTCGACGTCGTCGTCGGCGATACGCCTTCCGGGGTCGTGGTGAGCCCGACCGGTGACCGTGTGTATGTCACGGTCAGTGGTGATGACCGGGTGGCGGTCGTCGATCTGAGCGACGGCAACAGCGTGACCTACATCGATGTCGGTGACGATCCCCGCGGCATCGACATCACCGGCGACGGACGACTTTACGTCGCGAACTACGGCTCCGACAACGTCGCGGTCGTCAACACCGCGACCGGGACGGTCACCTTCGTCGCTGTCGGCAACGGCCCGACGGACGTCGCGATCAACGCCGACGGCACCCAGGCGACGGTCACCAACAGCCTGGACAACACCGTCACGGTCATCGTGCTCACCGGCAACGCGGCACCGGATGTGGTGTACACCGTCGGGGGCGCGGACATCGCCGACGGCGCGACGGTGGTCGACTTCGATGCGACCGATCCCGACGGCGACGTCGTCTCCTACAGCGTCACAACGAATCCCGTGCACGGCACGGTGACCAACAACGGTGACGGCACGTTCACCTATACGCCGACCGCGCAGGCGCGCCACGACGCCGCGTTCGGTACCGGTTCGCTGACCGACACGTTCGTCGTCGCCGTCGACGACAACCGCGGGCAGATCGTGCCGGTCACAGTGACCGTCGCCATCGATGCGTTCAACGCGGCGCCGGTCACCGCCGACGACTTCTACACCGTCGACGAGGACGGGTCGATCATCGTGAGCCCGTTGGCCAACGACAGCGACCCCGACGGCGACGTCCTGACCTACATCGGCTACAACGACCCGCCCAACGGGACCCTGGTCCCGCTCGGCGACGGCAGATTCCTCTACACCCCGAACGCGAACTTCTCCGGGCTGGACGGGTTCGCCTATCAACCCACCGACGGCCTCGCCTCCGGCGAGATGAGGCTCGTGTACATCACCGTCGCACCCGTCGACGACGCGCCGGTAGCTGTCGCAGACGCTGTCGAGGTCGCCAGCAACGACTCGGTTACGTTCAGTCCCCTGGACAACGACCTCGACGTCGACGGTGATCCGCTGACCATCGTCTCGACCACCATGCCCTTCAACGGGACTGTCACGTACAGCCCTGACGGCACCATGACCTACGTGCCGGATACGAATTACGTTGGCACGGACACGTTTACGTATGTGATATCCGATGGGACGTCGCAGACCGTGGGCACGGTCACGATCAACGTCATTCGGGTCAACGAGGCGCCGTCGATCAACCCCGTCACGAGTGCGCCTGTCAACGGCGTCGTCAACATCGATCTGCAAGCCGCAGACCCGGACGGCGACGAACTCACTTACACCGTCGCCGGTTTGCCGAGCAAGGGCACCGTCTCACCGCTCGGAAACGGCGTATTCGTCTATACCCCGACGGCGGCCGCTCGGTCGGCCGCAGCGGCCACCAGTGGAGTCGACACCGACACCTTCCTCGTGACGGTCGAGGACGGGCAGGGCGGAATCACCCAGGCCTACGTCACCGTCGAGGTCGCCCCGACCCGTGTCGTGGCCGAGACCGACATCGTCGGCACCGTCCGGGGCGCCCCGGCGGTGTCCGAATCCGCCCACGTCTCGGTGGTGACCACCACTGTCCGGGTCGACGGGGTCGAGTTCGTCAACGTGACCGTGACCGACACGCTGACCGGACGACAGGTCGGCGAGACAGTCACCGTGCCGGGAACCGTCACATTCGGTGGTCTGACCAACGACGTCAAGCTCGGAACAGAACTCACGCCGGAAGGTACCCGAGCGATCGTCACGACGACGAACAATGTCGACACGGTGTGGGTCACTGTCATCGACACGACGACCGGTCAGCAGGTGGGCGAAACCGTCGCCGTCGCCGGCTACGCCGATCCGTACATGCAGCGACCGGCGCGGCTCAACGCCGACGGTAGTCGCGCGGTGCTGACGACCGTGGGCGCGGGCAGGACCACCACTCACGTTGTCGTGATCGACACCGAGACCGGTCAACAGCTCGGCGCCACAATCGATGTGACCGGTGCTCCGGTCGACCCGCAGGCCTACTACGATCCGAACCCGCAGCGGTTCGCGGGCGACGGGACCCGCTACGTCGTCACCTCGTACAACGGCACCGACCGCACCCTGCGCATCGTGGTGGTGAACACCGAAACCGGTGAGCAGCAGGGCGAGACCGTCGCCGTGCAGGGTTCGATGGAACGGGCGCTGTACTTCAACGCGGACCGCACCCGGTTGGCGGTGAGCGGCTACTCCTACTCCTACGATGAGTACGAAGGAGTGGGCTACGGCGTCACCAGCACGGTCCTCATCGATCCGATCAATGGCGGTCAGATCGGTGACACTGTCACACTAGGGGGAAACCCTCAGCCGGTCATCTTCTCCGCCAATGGTAATCGCGCGGTCATCTCGGCACGTCCGGGTAGCCCGCATCCGGACATCACCGCTGTCGCACTCGTCGACACCGCAACCGGCCAGCAGATCGGCACCGACATCGCTGTTCCGGGTGACACGACGATCGCGCTGACCGCCGACGGATCGCGGATAGTCTTCACCGGGTCGACGTTCACCGACACGACGGTGAAGGTGATCGACGGGGCCACCGGCGGTCAGCTGGGCGCCGACATCGTGGTAAGCGGTTGGCGCGCAGGCCCAGTCGCCCTGAGTCCGGATGGGACACGCGCGACAGTGGTCACCACACCACTCGACAGTTCCTCCGGCACCGGGACATTGCGGGTGGTCACCGTCGACACCGCCGACGGCACGCAGGTCGCCGGGGACAGTTACAACGGTCCGCAGAACATGAGCGGTATCGCGGAGGCAACAGCAGATGGCTCGGCGATAGTCGTCGTCACTCAGGACACGGTCAGCAACACGATCAGTGTCTCGATCGTCGACACTCACAGCGGAGCTTTCGTCGGCACACCCGTTGTCGTGTCGGGTCGGTGGCGTGACTCGCAGTTCAGTCAGGACGGCACCCGCGCGGTCGTCTCCACCTACGACGACGTGACCATGACATCGCATCTGGTGCTGGTCGACGTGGCGAACGGTGCTGCGCTCAACGCCGACGTCGCGCTGGCCGGCTTCCACAATGACCCTGCGGTGTTCAGCGAGGACGGTACCCGGCTGCTGTTCGAGACCACCGCCCCCGGTGCGACTTCGAGCAGGCAGTTCACCGTGCTCAACACAGCGACGGGTGCCGCGATCGTGCCAGGCACCACCCTCCCGTACGAGTCGGAGGTGCGCATGATCGGCACCGGTGACCGAATCGTCGTCGCCTACAACCAGGGCAACGCTTCGCGGCTGATGGTCCTCGACGGCCTCACCGGCAATCAGGTGGGCGCCACCGTGACGCTCAATTCGCTCGCCGGGCAGTACCCGCAGGTCGGCATCAGCGACGACGGCCGGTTCATCACGTTCACCTCGTACGTCAGTACTGCGGGCGGAACCGGGAGCGCGACCGCGTTCGTGGATGTGAACAACGGAGCGCAGATCGGTGACACCATCATCTCCGACAAATTCGCCTTCTCAGGAGGATTCGACGGCACCCGGGCGATCGTTCTGGCGAATGCGGGCAACGGCAGCTCCGTGCAACAGACCGTCGTCGACCTCACCGGCAGCCGAGGCGGCGCGGGTGGCAGCGGAGGATTGGGCGGAAACGGTGGCGCGGGCGGCAGCGGTGGAGCTGGGTCCGACGACGGCTCGTCGGGCACGGACAGCGGAGGCGACAGCTCCGGTGGCTCGGGCTCCGGCCCGCAGACGCCCGCCGGGGACGAGGACGTCCCCGAGGAGGACGACAGCGCACCCGGCGCCGGCTCGGACCCCAGAGTCCCAGAGCCCCGCACCCAGGACTGA
- a CDS encoding ferredoxin--NADP reductase: MTDEPLGSHVLELELAEVITETDDARSLVFTVPAGAEIPAERLRYAPGQFLTLRVPSDRTGSVARCYSLCSSPFTDDPLTVTVKRTADGYASNWLCDNAHAGMRVHVLAPSGTFVPKTLDTDFLLLAAGSGITPMMSICKSALAEGNGKVVLVYANQDENSVIFGAALRELAAKYPDRLTVVHWLVSVQGLPGPAALAGLAAPYAGHDAYICGPGPFMAAAEEALKGAGVPADRLHIEVFKSLDSDPFAAVVIEEDDSDEGPATAIVTLDGERHEVRWPRNAKLLDVLLDKGLDAPFSCREGHCGACAVLKKSGDVDMAINDVLEQSDLDEGLILGCQATPRSDSVEVTYDE; encoded by the coding sequence GTGACCGACGAGCCGCTCGGCAGCCACGTCCTCGAGCTGGAACTTGCCGAGGTCATCACCGAAACCGACGACGCCCGGTCGCTGGTGTTCACGGTGCCCGCCGGTGCGGAGATCCCGGCCGAGCGGCTGCGCTATGCGCCCGGTCAGTTCCTGACGCTGCGGGTGCCCAGCGACCGCACCGGCTCGGTGGCGCGCTGCTACTCGCTGTGCAGTTCCCCGTTCACCGACGACCCGCTCACCGTCACCGTCAAACGCACCGCCGACGGCTACGCGTCGAACTGGCTGTGCGACAACGCCCACGCCGGCATGCGGGTCCACGTGCTCGCACCGTCTGGCACGTTCGTGCCCAAAACCCTCGACACCGACTTCCTGCTGCTGGCCGCCGGATCGGGGATCACGCCGATGATGTCGATCTGCAAGTCGGCGCTGGCCGAAGGCAACGGCAAGGTGGTGCTGGTCTACGCCAACCAGGACGAGAACTCGGTGATCTTCGGCGCGGCGCTGCGCGAGTTGGCCGCCAAGTACCCCGACCGGCTCACCGTCGTGCACTGGCTGGTGTCGGTTCAAGGGCTGCCCGGCCCCGCGGCGCTGGCGGGGCTCGCGGCGCCGTACGCCGGCCACGACGCCTACATCTGCGGTCCGGGTCCGTTCATGGCGGCCGCCGAGGAGGCGCTCAAGGGCGCGGGGGTGCCGGCCGACCGACTGCACATCGAGGTGTTCAAGTCGCTGGACTCCGATCCGTTCGCCGCCGTGGTGATCGAGGAGGACGACAGCGACGAGGGCCCGGCCACCGCGATCGTCACGCTCGACGGCGAGCGGCACGAGGTGCGCTGGCCCCGCAACGCCAAGCTGCTCGACGTGCTGCTCGACAAGGGCCTCGACGCGCCGTTCTCCTGCCGTGAGGGGCACTGCGGCGCCTGCGCAGTCCTCAAGAAGAGTGGCGACGTCGACATGGCCATCAACGACGTGCTCGAACAGTCCGATCTCGACGAGGGGCTGATCCTGGGCTGCCAGGCCACCCCGCGGTCGGATTCGGTCGAAGTCACCTACGACGAATAA
- the hsaA gene encoding 3-hydroxy-9,10-secoandrosta-1,3,5(10)-triene-9,17-dione monooxygenase oxygenase subunit, producing MTSIEQRDAQSVLAGIDDLLPLIAKRAQATEDLRRLPDETVSELNEVGFFKLLQPEQWGGLQCDPTLFYEAVRRLASACGSTGWVSSIIGVHNWHLALFDQQAQEEVWGEDPSVRISSSYAPMGAGTVVDGGYIVNGSWNWSSGCDHATWTFVGGPVIKDGKPVDFGSFLIPRTEYDIDDVWHVVGLKGTGSNTLKVKDVFVPRHRFLSYKAMNDRTAGGLQNNTAAVYKMPWGTVHPTTISAPIVGMAYGAYDAHVEHQGKRVRAAFAGEKAKDDPFAKIRIAEAASDIDAAWRQLIGNVGDEYALLQAGQEIPFELRARARRDQVRATGRAIASIDRLFEASGATALNNDAPVQRFWRDAHAGRVHAANDPERAYLIFGNNEFGLPPQDTMV from the coding sequence GTGACGTCCATTGAACAGCGTGACGCGCAGTCGGTCCTAGCCGGCATCGACGATCTGCTGCCGCTGATCGCCAAGCGCGCCCAGGCGACCGAAGATCTGCGCCGGCTGCCCGACGAGACCGTCAGCGAACTCAACGAGGTCGGCTTCTTCAAGCTGCTGCAACCCGAGCAGTGGGGCGGCCTGCAGTGCGACCCCACGCTGTTCTACGAAGCGGTGCGCCGCCTCGCCAGCGCGTGCGGATCGACCGGCTGGGTCAGCTCGATCATCGGCGTGCACAACTGGCACCTCGCCCTGTTCGACCAGCAGGCGCAGGAAGAGGTGTGGGGCGAGGATCCCTCGGTGCGGATCTCGTCGAGCTACGCGCCGATGGGCGCAGGCACCGTCGTCGACGGCGGCTACATCGTCAACGGCTCGTGGAACTGGTCGTCCGGATGTGACCACGCGACGTGGACCTTCGTCGGCGGTCCGGTGATCAAGGACGGCAAGCCGGTCGACTTCGGCAGCTTCCTGATCCCGCGCACCGAGTACGACATCGACGACGTCTGGCATGTGGTCGGGCTCAAGGGCACCGGCAGCAACACCCTGAAGGTCAAGGACGTGTTCGTGCCGCGGCACCGCTTCCTGTCGTACAAGGCGATGAACGACCGGACCGCGGGTGGCCTGCAGAACAACACCGCTGCGGTGTACAAGATGCCGTGGGGCACAGTGCATCCCACGACCATCTCGGCACCGATCGTCGGAATGGCCTACGGCGCCTACGACGCCCACGTCGAACACCAGGGCAAGCGGGTGCGTGCCGCGTTCGCCGGTGAGAAGGCCAAGGACGACCCGTTCGCCAAGATCCGCATCGCCGAGGCGGCCAGCGACATCGACGCCGCGTGGCGTCAGCTGATCGGCAACGTCGGCGACGAGTACGCGCTGCTGCAGGCGGGTCAGGAGATCCCGTTCGAGCTGCGCGCCCGCGCCCGCCGCGACCAGGTCCGGGCGACCGGCCGCGCGATCGCCTCGATCGACCGGCTGTTCGAGGCCTCCGGTGCCACCGCGTTGAACAACGACGCTCCGGTGCAGCGCTTCTGGCGTGACGCGCACGCCGGGCGGGTGCACGCCGCCAACGATCCTGAGCGGGCCTACCTGATCTTCGGCAACAACGAGTTCGGGCTGCCGCCGCAGGACACGATGGTTTAA